From Chloracidobacterium sp., the proteins below share one genomic window:
- a CDS encoding TonB-dependent receptor — translation MTSAMLRFLLLGVLWLALPAGSTLAQSNAIRGRILDEQGGPVPNAVVALQGRDVNVRLTTTSSADGSYAFENLAGRDYLIEVEASGFPRTTRRVTVGEAADVTLKVSGVADTVIVTAAGAPQTVDEVSKAVTVIDRQEILDRNEFTLYEVLRTAPGIQILNNGGPGAFTQLRTRGLRPDATAILYDGLRFRDASTTQGDATSFMSNLYFVDFGRVEFLRGSGSSLYGTNAVGGVVNIVSNSGGGPTTGSLQLEGGGLGLFRGRFQLQGGLGDRFSYSFATTHLNVTQGVNGWTPTRSTGVQGTLRYDFTPNISLTGRVNASDDFVALQISPTTSGIPAANFPATGVIPARFLPADQVRRLIAGVPAAQIVWGDATIIPNRQDPDNRRSSNFAMGAVIFNHTINPVVGYRVAWQRVHTARVFQNGPGGFGFQPVTSNFLNYVGDIDTVDARVNLQPTRWFTFTAGYEFEREAYFDRQDNRIPDPRQRVDVQTNISQNAHAGYFQAQFRLLDDRLQLSLSGRSQGFRLNRPTFLATGTTNAYANVQLKAPPTAYTGDISVSYFIAESKTKLRAHVGNAYRAPALYERFGGGFFNNPATGLVNFTPYGDPFLAPDRYNSFDAGIDQYFFRDRLQVGITGFYTRVVQVTAFDSSGVLNPRTDPYGRSSGYINGSGGISRGVEVSFNARPTATLTLNGSYTHTNAGTDRDVSVRNFFRIFGVAQHTFTFVANQAIGKRVNVNFDLAAYSSTYASLFAAGRARAFEVPGYVKADVMGSYTLPVGNDRSLRFYGKVENMFNRRYFTGNGWLAPGVVGLGGVAFQF, via the coding sequence ATGACTTCCGCCATGCTTCGCTTTCTGCTGCTGGGTGTGCTGTGGTTGGCACTTCCGGCCGGAAGCACACTCGCCCAATCAAACGCCATTCGCGGGCGCATCCTTGACGAACAAGGCGGACCCGTTCCGAATGCAGTCGTCGCTCTGCAAGGGCGCGACGTAAACGTTCGACTGACGACGACCAGCAGCGCCGACGGTAGCTACGCCTTTGAAAACCTCGCCGGCCGCGATTACCTCATCGAAGTGGAAGCCTCCGGTTTTCCGCGGACGACGCGGCGCGTCACTGTCGGCGAAGCCGCTGATGTGACGCTCAAAGTGTCCGGCGTCGCCGATACGGTCATCGTGACGGCGGCGGGCGCGCCCCAAACGGTGGATGAAGTCTCGAAAGCCGTCACCGTCATTGACCGGCAGGAGATTCTCGACCGGAACGAGTTTACACTCTACGAAGTGCTGCGAACAGCGCCGGGCATCCAAATTCTCAACAACGGCGGTCCTGGCGCGTTCACCCAGCTTCGGACGCGCGGGCTGCGCCCAGACGCCACAGCGATTCTCTACGACGGGCTGCGCTTCCGCGACGCCTCGACCACGCAAGGCGATGCCACCTCGTTTATGTCCAACCTCTACTTCGTAGACTTCGGGCGGGTGGAGTTTCTGCGCGGGTCCGGCTCGTCGCTCTACGGGACGAACGCCGTCGGCGGTGTTGTTAACATTGTCTCCAACAGCGGCGGCGGCCCAACCACCGGCTCGCTCCAACTTGAAGGCGGCGGGCTGGGCCTGTTCCGGGGACGTTTTCAACTTCAGGGCGGATTGGGCGACCGGTTTTCCTACAGCTTTGCGACGACGCACCTCAACGTCACGCAGGGCGTCAACGGCTGGACGCCCACCCGCAGCACGGGCGTGCAGGGGACGCTGCGCTACGACTTCACACCCAACATCTCACTCACCGGGCGCGTCAACGCCTCGGACGACTTCGTGGCGCTTCAGATCAGCCCTACAACGTCCGGCATTCCGGCGGCGAACTTTCCCGCCACAGGCGTCATTCCGGCCCGGTTTCTGCCTGCTGACCAAGTGCGGCGGCTCATCGCCGGTGTTCCCGCCGCGCAGATTGTCTGGGGCGATGCGACCATCATTCCCAACCGGCAAGACCCCGACAATCGTCGGTCATCCAACTTCGCCATGGGCGCGGTGATCTTCAATCACACGATCAATCCGGTGGTCGGCTACCGCGTGGCATGGCAGCGGGTACATACGGCGCGGGTGTTCCAGAACGGCCCCGGCGGCTTCGGTTTCCAGCCGGTCACGTCAAACTTCCTCAACTACGTCGGTGACATTGACACCGTGGATGCGCGCGTCAATCTGCAACCGACGCGCTGGTTCACGTTTACGGCCGGTTACGAGTTTGAGCGCGAAGCCTACTTTGACCGGCAGGACAACCGGATTCCCGACCCGCGCCAGCGCGTGGATGTCCAGACCAACATCAGCCAGAACGCCCACGCCGGTTACTTTCAAGCGCAGTTCCGGCTGCTTGACGACCGGCTTCAGCTTTCGCTGTCGGGCAGGTCGCAGGGTTTCCGGCTGAATCGTCCGACGTTTTTGGCGACGGGAACGACCAACGCCTACGCCAACGTGCAGCTCAAAGCGCCGCCGACGGCCTACACGGGCGACATTTCAGTGTCGTACTTCATCGCCGAAAGCAAGACCAAGCTGCGCGCGCACGTCGGCAACGCCTATCGCGCGCCGGCGCTTTACGAGCGTTTCGGCGGCGGCTTTTTCAACAATCCGGCGACGGGTCTGGTGAACTTCACGCCCTACGGCGATCCGTTTCTTGCCCCCGACCGCTACAACTCGTTCGACGCCGGTATTGACCAGTATTTCTTCCGTGACCGCTTGCAGGTGGGGATCACCGGTTTTTACACGCGCGTTGTTCAGGTTACGGCCTTTGATTCCAGCGGCGTCCTGAACCCGCGAACCGACCCTTACGGTCGCTCGTCAGGCTACATTAACGGCTCAGGCGGGATTTCGCGCGGCGTCGAAGTGAGTTTCAACGCGCGGCCGACGGCGACGCTGACGCTCAACGGCTCGTACACCCACACGAACGCGGGCACTGACCGCGACGTGTCAGTGCGCAACTTCTTCCGCATTTTTGGCGTCGCACAGCATACGTTTACCTTTGTCGCCAATCAGGCGATTGGGAAGCGCGTCAACGTCAACTTTGACTTGGCGGCGTACAGCAGCACGTACGCTTCGCTTTTCGCCGCCGGACGCGCGCGCGCCTTTGAAGTGCCGGGCTACGTCAAGGCCGACGTGATGGGGAGCTACACGCTGCCGGTCGGCAACGACCGCTCGCTGCGCTTTTACGGCAAGGTGGAAAACATGTTCAACCGACGCTACTTCACCGGCAACGGCTGGCTCGCGCCGGGCGTGGTCGGTCTGGGCGGCGTCGCGTTTCAGTTTTAG
- a CDS encoding (2Fe-2S) ferredoxin domain-containing protein: MDAAQPNRFLDVTRADGVVKELRVIEGQLFVCQGCCCGQTERGVPAVPLEAYKREWKARGLRLRVHLTVTSCLGPCPLANVILILFGGETIWLHSINDEATVMAVFDYLEAMLAAERYLPPPGVLATRHFNRHVFDAASPGVWRSEKRAEVSREATA; this comes from the coding sequence GTGGACGCCGCGCAACCCAACCGCTTTCTGGATGTGACGCGCGCCGACGGCGTCGTAAAGGAACTGCGCGTCATTGAAGGACAGCTCTTTGTCTGTCAGGGCTGCTGCTGCGGGCAAACGGAGCGCGGCGTCCCGGCTGTGCCGCTGGAAGCCTACAAACGGGAATGGAAGGCGCGGGGACTCCGGCTGCGGGTGCACCTGACCGTCACCAGTTGCTTGGGTCCCTGCCCGCTGGCGAACGTCATTCTCATCCTCTTTGGCGGCGAGACGATCTGGCTGCACTCCATCAATGACGAGGCGACCGTGATGGCCGTTTTTGACTACTTGGAAGCGATGTTGGCCGCGGAGCGTTACCTGCCGCCGCCGGGCGTGCTGGCGACGCGACACTTCAACCGGCACGTTTTCGATGCGGCCTCGCCCGGTGTGTGGCGCAGCGAGAAGCGAGCCGAGGTTTCCCGCGAGGCGACGGCATGA
- a CDS encoding ABC transporter ATP-binding protein, whose product MAFLELDKAWFEVGGAAIAREVSLAPPPGRFLALIGPNGSGKTTVLRLLAGLLAPTRGAARLEGRDLRRWSRRDIARRIAVVPQDTHLEFAFTVRDIVAMGRHAHLGRFQPEGAHDRAVIEQAMMRADVLHLRARLVTELSGGERQRVLIARSLATEAPAILLDEPTASLDVAHALETYELCRALADEGKTIVMAVHDLNAAARYADQVAVMQSGRCVARGAPSDVLHERLLAEVFGVEVEVFHSRGGWPTFVFHRSGVAVDRVVR is encoded by the coding sequence ATGGCGTTTCTGGAGCTTGACAAGGCGTGGTTTGAAGTCGGCGGCGCGGCTATTGCGCGGGAGGTTTCGCTGGCGCCGCCGCCGGGACGCTTTCTGGCGCTGATTGGGCCGAACGGCTCCGGTAAAACGACCGTTCTGCGGCTGCTGGCAGGGCTGCTTGCGCCGACGCGCGGCGCGGCGCGGCTGGAAGGCCGCGACCTGCGGCGCTGGTCACGGCGGGACATTGCGCGGCGCATCGCCGTCGTGCCACAGGATACGCATCTGGAGTTCGCCTTCACCGTCCGCGACATCGTGGCGATGGGGCGGCACGCGCATCTGGGGCGTTTTCAGCCGGAGGGCGCGCATGATCGCGCCGTGATTGAGCAGGCGATGATGCGCGCCGACGTTTTGCATTTGCGCGCACGATTGGTGACGGAGCTTTCTGGCGGCGAGCGGCAGCGCGTTCTGATTGCGCGCAGTCTGGCGACGGAAGCGCCGGCGATTTTGCTCGATGAGCCGACGGCGAGTTTGGACGTTGCCCATGCGCTGGAGACGTACGAACTGTGCCGGGCGTTAGCTGACGAAGGGAAGACGATCGTGATGGCCGTACACGACCTGAACGCCGCCGCCCGCTATGCCGATCAAGTCGCGGTGATGCAGTCAGGGCGGTGTGTGGCGCGAGGTGCGCCGTCCGATGTGCTGCACGAGCGCCTGTTGGCTGAGGTGTTCGGCGTCGAGGTCGAGGTGTTTCACTCGCGCGGCGGTTGGCCGACTTTTGTGTTTCACCGCAGCGGCGTGGCGGTGGACAGAGTCGTGCGGTAG
- a CDS encoding aminotransferase class I/II-fold pyridoxal phosphate-dependent enzyme: MNPSPWLSVHGGRVFEAAQRWGVAPDQVLDFSANLNPWGPPQSVTDAVARADWRRYPDDTALRAAFARRYNLDPAAVVVGNGVAGLLFDTLRVWRPRRVLLLEPSFAEYRRALVAVNACLVTKPLRAEEAFQPDFARLAPLIREARVDTVILNTPHNPTGAAYPPDRLLDFIRTVAQHSVRVVLDESFADYRPEDSLVVKAANLPNVVALRSLTKFYTMPGLRVGIAVAYPPLAQELHRQTAAWPVGAHALAAACAALADEDFAARTRIRNECARRTFAHALDELGCTVFPSAANFLLIRLPYGAASDLAQWLEPHHVLVRRCTDFLGLDDRYVRLAVRDDAANAHLVALLVRWLNEQRRLASKSSEDSSLILLGKESQTP, translated from the coding sequence ATGAATCCTTCTCCGTGGTTGTCCGTCCATGGCGGGCGAGTGTTTGAAGCGGCGCAGCGGTGGGGCGTCGCGCCCGACCAGGTGCTTGATTTCAGCGCCAACCTCAATCCGTGGGGACCGCCCCAATCGGTTACAGACGCCGTAGCGCGCGCCGACTGGAGGCGCTATCCCGACGACACCGCGCTGCGCGCCGCCTTCGCCCGGCGTTACAACCTTGATCCGGCCGCCGTCGTCGTCGGCAACGGCGTGGCGGGACTCCTGTTTGACACGTTGCGCGTTTGGCGACCACGCCGCGTTCTGCTGCTGGAGCCGTCCTTCGCCGAATACCGCCGGGCGCTCGTCGCCGTCAACGCCTGCCTCGTCACCAAGCCGCTGCGCGCCGAGGAAGCTTTTCAGCCTGATTTTGCGCGCCTTGCGCCGTTGATTCGGGAAGCGCGCGTGGATACGGTCATCCTCAACACGCCGCACAACCCGACCGGCGCGGCTTATCCGCCCGACCGCCTGCTCGACTTCATCCGTACCGTGGCGCAGCACAGCGTCCGCGTCGTGCTGGACGAGTCGTTCGCCGACTACCGGCCTGAAGACTCGCTGGTTGTCAAGGCGGCCAACCTGCCGAACGTCGTCGCGCTGCGCTCGCTGACGAAGTTCTACACGATGCCGGGGTTGCGCGTCGGGATCGCCGTCGCGTATCCGCCGCTGGCGCAGGAACTGCATCGCCAAACCGCCGCGTGGCCGGTCGGCGCGCATGCGCTCGCAGCCGCCTGCGCCGCGCTCGCCGACGAGGACTTTGCCGCCCGCACCCGCATCCGCAACGAGTGCGCGCGCCGCACCTTTGCGCATGCGCTGGACGAACTCGGCTGTACGGTGTTCCCCAGCGCCGCCAACTTCCTGCTGATTCGGCTGCCGTACGGGGCGGCGTCGGACTTGGCGCAGTGGTTGGAGCCGCACCACGTTCTTGTCCGGCGGTGCACTGATTTTCTTGGTCTGGACGACCGCTACGTACGGTTAGCCGTCCGTGACGACGCCGCCAACGCGCATCTGGTCGCGCTGCTTGTCCGATGGTTGAACGAACAGCGCCGCCTCGCTTCGAAAAGTTCAGAAGATTCCTCGTTGATTCTGCTTGGGAAGGAGTCCCAAACGCCATGA
- a CDS encoding iron ABC transporter permease, whose translation MTRRDAVVFPALTVLLITVMVLATALGTANIPPQRTLRILWDALTGAEGDYPAWQRTVLLWVRLPRVVTAALVGGGLALTGAVMQAIFRNPMAEPGVIGVSAGAAFGAVTALYLGATTFSMLLTPTGAFIGALGCTAIVYWLASSGRGRVATTTLLLAGVAVGSIVSALTSFVLALSLRQWEVGRQMLSWLMGDFEGRSWGHVALAAPLTLIGGVRLALYGQELNLLLTGEESALSLGVDVPALRRNLIVWASLVTAATVAVVGAIGFVGLVAPHMLRLVLGPDNRRLLPASFLGGATFLVAADLLCRAASLTELRPGVVTSLVGGPFFLYLLVKSKRAWAG comes from the coding sequence ATGACGCGCCGTGACGCGGTTGTTTTTCCGGCGCTGACCGTCCTGCTCATCACCGTGATGGTTTTGGCGACGGCGTTGGGGACGGCGAACATCCCGCCGCAGCGCACGTTGCGCATTCTATGGGACGCGCTCACCGGCGCGGAGGGCGATTATCCGGCGTGGCAGCGGACGGTACTCCTCTGGGTACGCCTGCCGCGCGTTGTGACGGCGGCGCTGGTCGGCGGCGGACTGGCGCTGACGGGCGCGGTCATGCAGGCGATTTTTCGCAACCCGATGGCTGAGCCGGGCGTCATCGGCGTTTCGGCCGGGGCGGCGTTCGGGGCGGTGACGGCGCTGTACTTGGGCGCGACGACCTTCTCCATGCTTTTGACGCCGACCGGGGCGTTTATCGGCGCGCTCGGCTGTACGGCGATCGTCTACTGGCTGGCGTCAAGCGGGCGTGGGCGCGTGGCGACGACGACGCTACTGCTGGCGGGCGTCGCCGTTGGAAGCATCGTCTCGGCGCTAACGTCGTTCGTGCTGGCGTTGTCGCTACGGCAGTGGGAGGTCGGGCGGCAGATGCTGTCGTGGCTGATGGGCGATTTTGAAGGTCGCTCGTGGGGGCATGTCGCCTTGGCGGCGCCGTTGACGCTCATCGGCGGCGTCCGGCTAGCGTTGTACGGGCAGGAACTCAACCTCTTGCTGACGGGCGAGGAATCGGCGCTGTCGTTGGGCGTTGACGTGCCGGCGTTGCGGCGGAACTTGATTGTTTGGGCGTCGCTGGTGACGGCGGCGACGGTCGCCGTCGTCGGCGCGATTGGTTTTGTGGGCTTGGTAGCCCCGCACATGCTGCGGCTTGTCCTTGGACCGGACAACCGTCGCCTGCTGCCGGCGTCGTTTCTGGGAGGCGCGACGTTTCTCGTTGCGGCGGACCTGCTGTGCCGCGCGGCGTCGCTGACGGAGCTGCGACCCGGCGTTGTGACATCGCTAGTGGGCGGGCCGTTTTTCCTGTACCTGCTGGTGAAGTCAAAGCGCGCTTGGGCTGGGTAG
- the cbiB gene encoding adenosylcobinamide-phosphate synthase CbiB, with the protein MSPVLLAAAYALDRLIGDPPWLPHPVRWMGAAIAAGERVLRPLARGPATAFLTGAALTLGLVGLSYGGSLLALRELCRWSPVVGAMALVYLAATTLATKDLLDETGSVADRLLNDDLPGARQRVARIVGRDTHDLSESEVCRATVETLAESASDGIIAPLFYLAVGGVPAALAYKAVNTLDSCIGHADEHNFWFGKFAARLDDIANLIPARLTAALIVVAAWLHGDDWRGALRIWFRDARRHASPNAGQPEAAIAGALGVRLGGVNHYAGVPYATAFLGDARRPLDVAAVEAARRLVERVSWLGFAAALTFCLWSVR; encoded by the coding sequence ATGTCGCCTGTTCTGCTTGCCGCCGCCTACGCGCTTGACCGCTTGATCGGCGACCCGCCGTGGCTGCCTCACCCCGTACGCTGGATGGGCGCAGCCATCGCAGCTGGCGAGCGCGTTTTGCGTCCGTTGGCGCGCGGGCCGGCGACGGCATTTCTGACCGGCGCGGCGCTGACGCTCGGTTTGGTCGGACTATCGTACGGCGGCAGCCTGCTCGCGCTGCGCGAACTATGCCGCTGGTCGCCGGTGGTCGGCGCGATGGCGCTTGTCTATCTGGCGGCGACAACGCTGGCGACCAAGGACCTATTGGATGAAACGGGAAGCGTCGCTGACCGATTGCTCAACGACGACCTGCCCGGCGCGCGGCAGCGCGTCGCCCGGATCGTCGGGCGCGACACCCACGACCTCAGTGAAAGCGAAGTCTGCCGGGCCACCGTTGAAACGCTGGCTGAAAGCGCCTCGGATGGGATCATTGCGCCGCTGTTTTACCTCGCGGTCGGCGGCGTCCCGGCGGCGCTGGCGTACAAAGCCGTCAACACGCTTGACTCCTGCATCGGCCATGCGGACGAACACAACTTCTGGTTTGGAAAATTCGCCGCCCGCCTCGACGACATCGCCAACCTCATTCCGGCGCGGCTGACGGCCGCCTTGATTGTCGTCGCAGCGTGGTTGCACGGCGACGACTGGCGCGGCGCATTGCGCATTTGGTTCCGCGACGCCCGCCGCCATGCCAGTCCTAACGCCGGACAACCTGAAGCCGCCATAGCCGGGGCGCTTGGCGTCCGGCTGGGGGGCGTCAACCACTACGCCGGCGTCCCCTACGCAACGGCGTTTCTGGGCGACGCGCGCCGCCCGCTGGATGTCGCCGCCGTCGAGGCCGCGCGCCGACTGGTTGAACGTGTATCGTGGCTGGGGTTCGCCGCCGCGCTCACCTTTTGCCTGTGGAGTGTGCGATGA
- a CDS encoding TonB-dependent receptor — protein MSVLAWGQANVTGGALSGTVKDASGAVIGNAVVKVKNVETGLTRETTTGEDGTFRVPALAAGAYDITVTATGFTELTRRATVLIGQTAGVEITLSAGDISETVNVTADSASIVETARTQQSTTVNERAVKDLPVNGRNFLDFIRLTPGINVDPRAGDYSAGGLRGTFNSLLIDGADNNNTFFGQTLGRTGVRAPYQFSQSSVKEFQVNTNSYAAEFGRAGGALVNVITKSGTNEFHGEGFYFFRDNALNATDGFIRSLPPPRNRKPDLRVQQFGGSIGGPVRKDKLFFFFTYDGQRRNDPIVVAPLVPIPTSFSPAVPADVAQRTIAFLNAQTAPYQVGFNQDVYMGKVDWQINSDNRLSVRYNRQLFKGKNQENPGQIRSVSATGNSNSTTDTVTGQITTILTPNLINEGRFGFSRDQQLGTANSNSPETIINSPAGNTLVFGRNNFSPRETTERRFQVTNTLTYVRGRHTYKAGFDFIFNRIFNFFPGFFGGSYVFNSYEDFALRRPSGAGATAIVYQQAFAGPNTNGPRSYPNTSEYGWFVQDDWNITNRFKLYYGLRYDAQVKDEPPVLNDDPRLLALGVRTQGLKQDLNNFAPRVGFAWNILGDGKTVLRGGYGIFYARTPSIVTGTAHTQNGLSVRTLQFTQAQLATTGLTYPNTFASPPAGVTPPALQLFFFASGYVDPMVHQASLGIERELTRDLSLSVSYLFTRGIRLTRTRDINLRQPIPIPVNIVGGNPVIIPRYVIAPGSNVTARPTNLLPVPPPPSTNVSYGRLFQFENTGDSVYHALAVQATKRFSQNFQFLLAYTWSTAIDNRPDQTIVTAGGGDTSRLVADPLNIRTERGRADVDIPHRFVLSYVWELAYARNLQNRPARLLLDGFQFSGIVTATSGSPFSALAGGDLNGDGTPGNDRAPFIGRNTFRRKAFASFDLRLTRTIPITERYRVELIAEAFNLFNRFNQAAVQTNQFAFGTPGGVPTLTPRADFRAVNGPGVAPRVLQLAAKFVF, from the coding sequence TTGTCCGTTTTAGCCTGGGGACAGGCGAATGTCACCGGCGGCGCGCTAAGCGGTACGGTTAAAGACGCTTCCGGGGCCGTCATCGGCAACGCCGTCGTCAAGGTCAAGAACGTAGAAACCGGACTGACCCGCGAGACAACCACTGGCGAGGACGGAACGTTCCGAGTCCCGGCGCTGGCCGCCGGCGCCTACGACATTACGGTGACGGCGACCGGCTTCACTGAACTCACGCGACGGGCGACGGTGCTCATCGGGCAAACCGCCGGCGTCGAGATCACGCTTTCAGCCGGTGACATCAGTGAGACCGTCAACGTCACCGCCGACTCAGCCTCGATTGTGGAAACCGCGCGCACACAGCAGTCCACGACGGTCAATGAGCGCGCCGTGAAAGATTTGCCGGTCAACGGCCGCAACTTCCTTGACTTTATCCGCCTAACGCCCGGCATCAATGTTGACCCTCGCGCTGGCGACTACTCCGCTGGCGGCCTGCGCGGAACATTCAACAGTCTGCTCATTGACGGCGCGGACAACAACAACACCTTCTTTGGACAAACCCTCGGACGCACCGGCGTGCGCGCGCCGTACCAGTTCAGCCAAAGCTCCGTCAAAGAGTTTCAGGTCAACACAAACAGCTACGCGGCCGAGTTCGGACGCGCCGGCGGCGCGCTGGTCAACGTCATCACGAAGTCCGGGACGAATGAATTTCACGGCGAAGGGTTTTACTTCTTCCGCGACAACGCGCTGAACGCCACCGACGGTTTCATTCGCTCGCTGCCGCCGCCGCGCAATCGCAAGCCGGATTTGCGCGTGCAGCAGTTCGGCGGCTCCATCGGCGGCCCCGTTCGGAAGGACAAGCTTTTCTTCTTCTTCACCTACGACGGGCAGCGGCGCAACGACCCAATCGTGGTGGCGCCACTCGTGCCGATCCCAACATCCTTTTCCCCGGCCGTGCCGGCGGATGTCGCTCAACGCACCATTGCTTTTCTGAACGCCCAGACGGCGCCGTACCAAGTGGGGTTCAACCAAGACGTGTACATGGGCAAGGTTGACTGGCAAATCAACAGCGACAATCGGCTCTCGGTGCGCTACAACCGCCAGCTTTTCAAAGGTAAAAATCAGGAAAACCCCGGACAGATTCGCAGCGTCAGCGCCACCGGCAACTCCAATTCGACGACGGACACCGTCACAGGCCAGATCACGACCATTCTGACGCCGAACCTCATCAACGAAGGCCGCTTTGGCTTTTCGCGCGACCAGCAACTCGGTACAGCCAACAGCAATTCGCCGGAAACCATCATCAACAGCCCGGCGGGCAACACGCTGGTCTTTGGACGAAACAACTTCAGCCCGCGTGAGACGACCGAGCGGCGCTTCCAAGTCACCAATACGTTGACGTACGTGCGCGGGCGGCACACGTACAAAGCCGGCTTCGACTTCATCTTCAACCGCATCTTCAACTTCTTCCCCGGCTTTTTCGGCGGGAGCTACGTCTTCAACAGCTACGAAGATTTTGCGCTGCGTCGTCCGAGCGGCGCCGGCGCGACGGCGATTGTGTATCAACAGGCCTTCGCCGGGCCAAACACCAACGGGCCGCGCTCGTACCCCAACACGAGCGAGTACGGCTGGTTTGTCCAAGACGACTGGAATATTACGAACCGCTTCAAGCTGTACTATGGTCTGCGCTACGACGCGCAGGTGAAAGACGAGCCGCCGGTGCTCAACGACGATCCGCGTCTGTTGGCGCTGGGGGTACGGACGCAAGGCCTCAAGCAGGACCTCAACAACTTCGCCCCGCGCGTCGGCTTCGCATGGAACATTTTAGGCGACGGCAAAACGGTGCTGCGCGGCGGCTATGGGATTTTTTACGCCCGGACGCCGAGTATTGTGACGGGGACGGCGCACACCCAGAACGGCCTCAGTGTGCGGACGTTACAGTTCACGCAGGCGCAGTTGGCGACGACCGGCTTGACTTACCCAAACACCTTCGCCAGTCCGCCGGCCGGCGTGACGCCGCCCGCGTTGCAGTTGTTTTTCTTTGCAAGCGGCTATGTTGACCCGATGGTGCATCAGGCAAGTCTAGGTATTGAGCGCGAGTTGACCCGCGACTTGTCGCTGTCGGTGTCTTACCTGTTTACGCGGGGCATTCGATTGACGCGGACGCGCGACATCAACCTACGCCAACCAATTCCCATCCCTGTCAACATTGTGGGCGGCAACCCCGTCATCATTCCGCGGTATGTCATTGCGCCCGGCTCCAACGTGACGGCGCGGCCGACAAACCTCCTGCCTGTTCCGCCTCCGCCGAGTACGAATGTGAGCTACGGACGGCTTTTCCAGTTTGAAAACACGGGCGACTCGGTTTATCACGCGCTGGCGGTTCAGGCGACGAAACGCTTCAGCCAAAACTTTCAGTTTTTGCTAGCCTACACTTGGTCAACGGCGATTGACAACCGCCCCGATCAGACGATTGTGACGGCCGGCGGCGGCGACACCAGCCGCCTCGTGGCAGACCCGCTCAACATTCGCACCGAACGCGGACGCGCCGACGTGGACATTCCGCACCGGTTCGTCCTGAGCTACGTGTGGGAGCTAGCCTACGCCCGCAATCTCCAAAATCGCCCGGCGCGGCTGCTGCTGGACGGCTTTCAGTTCAGCGGGATTGTGACGGCGACTTCGGGCAGTCCGTTCTCGGCGCTCGCTGGCGGCGACCTCAACGGCGACGGGACGCCAGGCAACGACCGCGCGCCGTTCATCGGACGGAACACCTTCCGGCGCAAGGCGTTCGCGTCATTCGATTTGCGGCTGACCCGGACAATTCCCATCACGGAGCGGTATCGTGTTGAACTGATTGCCGAGGCGTTCAACCTGTTCAACCGCTTCAATCAAGCGGCGGTGCAAACCAATCAGTTCGCCTTTGGCACGCCGGGTGGTGTGCCGACCCTGACGCCGCGCGCCGATTTTCGCGCTGTCAATGGGCCGGGCGTGGCGCCGCGCGTGCTGCAACTTGCGGCGAAGTTTGTTTTCTAA
- a CDS encoding ABC transporter substrate-binding protein yields MMRLSANVGLMALALALSALAGKYGFAWQQKATSAAQRPKQPALESKPSRIISTEYNVNEMLVDLVEPERILALSQDADNPGLCNILERTARIPGRVASTPIRAEQILALDPDVVFVGASCPAETVRLLELSRARVVRINRGYTIAEIQENIRLVGDTVGEPARAQALIDEMNRQLAAVRAKVAGAPPPRALYIGSGYGYTAGIGTYTDELLQAAGARNAAREAGVEAWGKITLETVIEMDPDVIFVPDTGGRAHGAVGRRYVVPPKPLEKDPLWQDVRAVKTGRVVTLPPRLLMCNSHYNVRAAWAMARALHPDRFEDKTHDAP; encoded by the coding sequence ATGATGCGCTTGTCGGCGAACGTCGGACTGATGGCCTTGGCGCTGGCGCTTTCGGCGTTGGCCGGCAAGTACGGCTTTGCTTGGCAACAGAAGGCGACCTCGGCGGCGCAGCGACCGAAGCAGCCGGCGCTTGAAAGCAAGCCGTCACGCATCATTTCAACCGAATACAACGTCAACGAAATGCTCGTTGATTTGGTTGAGCCGGAGCGCATTCTGGCGCTCAGTCAGGACGCCGACAATCCGGGACTGTGCAACATTCTGGAACGGACGGCGCGGATTCCGGGACGGGTCGCGTCCACACCGATTCGTGCCGAACAAATTTTAGCCCTCGACCCAGACGTGGTGTTTGTGGGCGCTTCCTGCCCGGCGGAGACGGTACGCCTGCTGGAACTCAGCCGGGCGCGCGTGGTGCGCATCAATCGCGGCTATACGATCGCCGAAATTCAGGAAAACATCCGGTTGGTGGGCGACACTGTAGGCGAGCCGGCGCGCGCGCAAGCCCTGATTGACGAAATGAACCGCCAACTGGCGGCCGTCCGCGCCAAAGTCGCCGGCGCGCCGCCGCCGCGCGCGCTCTACATCGGCAGCGGCTACGGCTATACGGCCGGCATCGGCACCTACACCGACGAGCTTTTGCAGGCGGCCGGGGCGCGCAATGCGGCGCGGGAGGCGGGCGTTGAAGCGTGGGGCAAAATCACACTGGAAACGGTCATTGAGATGGACCCGGACGTGATTTTCGTCCCCGACACCGGCGGTCGGGCGCACGGCGCGGTCGGCAGGCGGTACGTCGTGCCGCCCAAGCCGCTGGAAAAGGACCCGCTCTGGCAGGATGTGCGGGCCGTCAAAACGGGGCGTGTCGTGACATTGCCGCCGCGACTCCTGATGTGTAACTCGCACTACAACGTCCGGGCGGCGTGGGCGATGGCGCGCGCCCTGCATCCCGACCGCTTTGAGGATAAAACCCATGACGCGCCGTGA